TGTTCAAGGTCATTTTTCATATACTAATATTCCTTCAGTTGAAACCGTTTTTTCCAGTGTGGGCCTTTTTATGCGCTCATCAAAGTTTAATACATCGTTTACAATTACATCGCAAGGGGTTGTTCTGCAGTTACGAATAGCCCGATATGCTTTTTGAGAAAGTAAAATCGGATTACCGCTTTTTTCGTCTACAACCA
The DNA window shown above is from Treponema denticola and carries:
- a CDS encoding nucleotidyltransferase family protein, with the protein product MITEEIKQITEKIKEALDPARIYLFGSYARNEETETSDYDFYVVVDEKSGNPILLSQKAYRAIRNCRTTPCDVIVNDVLNFDERIKRPTLEKTVSTEGILVYEK